One stretch of Chryseobacterium fluminis DNA includes these proteins:
- a CDS encoding alpha-ketoglutarate-dependent dioxygenase AlkB family protein yields MLTLFEELSDYPVNILPHDGTVHYYGKVFSSEKSGFYYDYLLNQIPWENDEAVIFGKLILTKRKVAWFGEKPFEYTYSKRTKHAKFWTPELLELKQKCEEVSGETYNSCLLNLYHDGNEGMAYHSDGEKDLKKHGAIASLTFGAERKFLFKHKTTKEKVEIFLENGSLLVMKGITQDHWLHRLPPTTKVKTPRINLTFRTIEED; encoded by the coding sequence ATGTTGACTTTATTCGAAGAACTATCAGATTATCCTGTAAACATCCTGCCGCATGACGGAACCGTTCACTATTACGGAAAAGTTTTCTCCAGTGAGAAATCCGGTTTTTATTATGATTATTTACTTAATCAGATTCCATGGGAAAATGATGAGGCGGTCATTTTTGGAAAATTAATCTTAACAAAAAGAAAAGTGGCTTGGTTTGGGGAGAAACCATTCGAATATACGTATTCTAAACGGACGAAACATGCTAAGTTCTGGACGCCGGAATTATTGGAATTGAAGCAGAAATGTGAAGAAGTTTCAGGAGAGACCTATAATTCCTGTCTGCTGAACTTATACCATGATGGAAACGAAGGAATGGCTTATCACAGTGATGGCGAAAAAGATTTAAAAAAACACGGAGCCATCGCATCACTTACTTTCGGAGCGGAACGGAAGTTTCTATTCAAACATAAAACAACAAAAGAGAAAGTGGAGATTTTCCTTGAAAACGGAAGCTTACTTGTCATGAAAGGAATCACACAGGATCACTGGCTGCACCGGCTTCCCCCGACTACAAAAGTAAAAACTCCCAGGATAAATTTAACGTTTAGAACCATCGAGGAAGATTAA
- the speB gene encoding agmatinase produces the protein MKTYAGIPEENASLENSKVMLVTVPYDGTSTWGKGADKGPELFLDASENMELYDIETQTEPYLEGVYLAGEISEKSSPEAMTEAVYQKTKELLNHDGKLFTLFGGEHSVSIGSIRAVGEKYENLTVLQLDAHTDLRPEFHGSTSNHACAVFEANQKHNLVQVGIRSMDIEEAEYLPEGRVFFAHEIANNGNWINDVLEKVSGNVYITIDLDAFDPSIAPSTGTPEPGGLQWYPTLELLKKVFEKCNVVAFDIVELMDSPMAKPSAFLAAKLYYKMLAYYHINQD, from the coding sequence ATGAAAACATACGCGGGAATTCCTGAAGAAAATGCGTCGTTAGAGAACTCTAAAGTAATGTTGGTAACTGTTCCCTACGATGGAACTTCAACCTGGGGGAAAGGAGCTGATAAAGGTCCTGAACTGTTTTTGGATGCTTCTGAAAACATGGAGCTTTATGACATCGAAACCCAGACGGAACCTTATCTGGAAGGAGTTTACCTGGCCGGAGAAATTTCTGAAAAATCTTCGCCGGAAGCGATGACAGAAGCGGTGTACCAAAAAACAAAAGAACTTTTGAACCATGATGGCAAATTGTTTACGCTTTTCGGAGGTGAACACTCTGTTTCGATCGGTTCGATCCGCGCAGTTGGTGAGAAATATGAAAACCTGACGGTTCTTCAGCTAGATGCACACACCGATTTACGTCCTGAGTTCCACGGTTCTACTTCCAATCATGCATGTGCTGTTTTTGAAGCCAATCAGAAGCACAATCTGGTACAGGTCGGAATTCGTTCGATGGATATCGAAGAAGCGGAATATTTACCGGAGGGAAGGGTCTTTTTTGCCCATGAAATTGCGAATAACGGGAACTGGATCAATGATGTTCTGGAAAAGGTTTCAGGAAACGTGTATATTACGATAGATCTTGATGCTTTCGACCCGTCGATCGCTCCGTCAACAGGAACTCCCGAACCGGGTGGTTTGCAATGGTATCCGACACTGGAGCTGTTAAAAAAAGTATTTGAAAAATGTAATGTTGTCGCTTTTGATATTGTAGAATTAATGGATTCTCCAATGGCAAAGCCAAGTGCATTCCTGGCTGCAAAGCTCTACTACAAAATGCTTGCCTATTACCATATAAATCAAGATTAA
- a CDS encoding HAD family hydrolase, which produces MPLKAVLFDMDGVIVDTEPLHRKAYFKTFDQLEIAVSEELYTSFTGASTKRVCDTLISEFDLSHTYEDIAAIKRAHFKDYFYNDDEFDLIQGVRELIQHYHENGVTLILASSATMTTINMVFEKFGLEKYFSGKISGADLKESKPHPEVFLLAAEMAGEPVENCMVIEDSTNGILAAHRAHIFCAAYRSPHSKNQDYTLADTVVSDYTELETDKVSKYF; this is translated from the coding sequence ATGCCTTTAAAAGCTGTTCTTTTCGATATGGATGGAGTAATTGTAGATACAGAACCATTACACAGAAAAGCTTATTTTAAAACCTTCGACCAATTGGAAATTGCCGTTTCCGAAGAATTATACACTTCTTTTACAGGAGCTTCTACCAAGAGAGTCTGCGACACTTTAATCAGTGAGTTTGACCTGAGCCATACCTACGAGGATATTGCAGCCATCAAAAGAGCCCATTTTAAAGATTACTTTTATAATGATGATGAATTTGATTTAATTCAGGGAGTAAGAGAACTCATCCAGCATTATCATGAAAATGGGGTGACCCTGATTTTGGCTTCTTCCGCAACCATGACCACTATTAATATGGTTTTTGAAAAATTCGGCCTCGAAAAATATTTCAGCGGAAAAATAAGCGGAGCCGATCTGAAAGAATCAAAACCTCATCCTGAGGTATTCCTGTTAGCTGCTGAAATGGCTGGCGAACCTGTTGAAAACTGTATGGTCATTGAAGATTCTACCAACGGCATTTTAGCAGCACATCGTGCTCATATTTTCTGTGCCGCCTACAGAAGCCCACATTCCAAAAACCAGGATTATACATTGGCAGACACCGTTGTGTCAGATTATACGGAACTTGAAACGGATAAGGTTTCAAAATATTTTTAA
- a CDS encoding type III PLP-dependent enzyme domain-containing protein: protein MKIKYSELIDQTLYFPTEEFNVSENNLLFHDIPLMDVVEKFGTPLKISYLPRISQNIQKAKSWFKEAFEKTEYKKNYRYCYCTKSSHFKFVLEEALKNDISIETSSAYDMDIVKSLYENGKVDKDIEVICNGFKTDDYLTKISDLINNGFENITPILDNYRELDKLTESIDTTFDIGIRIASEEEPKFEFYTSRLGIGYKDIIPYYSQKIAEHPNARLKMLHFFINTGIKDTAYYWNELYKCLRVYARLKKIAPEVNSLNIGGGFPIKTSLQFDYDYQYMVEEIVSQIKKFCEEEGVEEPNIYTEFGSFTVGESGANIYKIISQKRQNDREKWNMIDSSFMTTLPDTWAISRHFIMLPLNRWDDTYERVFLGGLTCDSDDYYNSEQHTNAIYLPVFSDTKPLYIGFFHTGAYQEAISGFGGIHHCLMPQPRHVLIQKDENGELQYEIFREKQEPEDVLKLLGYK, encoded by the coding sequence ATGAAAATAAAATACTCGGAACTTATTGATCAGACGTTGTATTTTCCTACGGAGGAATTCAATGTGTCTGAGAACAATTTGTTGTTTCACGACATTCCATTAATGGATGTTGTTGAAAAATTTGGCACCCCGCTAAAAATTAGCTACCTGCCGAGAATTTCTCAAAATATCCAAAAAGCCAAGAGCTGGTTTAAGGAAGCTTTTGAGAAAACCGAATATAAGAAAAATTATAGATATTGCTATTGTACAAAATCAAGTCATTTCAAATTTGTGCTTGAGGAAGCACTGAAAAATGATATTTCTATTGAGACTTCTTCTGCTTATGACATGGATATCGTAAAATCCCTTTACGAAAATGGCAAAGTAGATAAAGATATTGAAGTAATCTGTAATGGTTTCAAAACCGATGATTATCTGACCAAAATCTCTGACCTGATCAACAACGGATTCGAAAATATTACCCCGATTCTGGATAATTACCGTGAGCTTGATAAATTAACCGAAAGTATTGATACCACTTTTGACATCGGAATCAGAATCGCTTCTGAAGAAGAGCCGAAGTTCGAATTCTATACCTCGAGACTGGGAATCGGGTATAAGGATATTATTCCTTATTACAGCCAAAAAATTGCTGAACACCCGAATGCAAGATTGAAAATGCTTCACTTCTTTATCAATACGGGAATCAAAGATACGGCGTACTACTGGAACGAATTATACAAATGTCTCCGCGTGTATGCACGTCTTAAGAAAATTGCTCCGGAAGTGAATTCACTGAATATTGGTGGTGGTTTCCCGATCAAGACCTCTCTGCAGTTTGATTACGATTACCAGTATATGGTGGAGGAGATTGTTTCTCAAATTAAAAAATTCTGTGAAGAAGAAGGGGTAGAGGAACCTAATATTTATACTGAATTCGGAAGCTTCACCGTAGGTGAAAGTGGAGCGAACATTTATAAAATCATTTCCCAGAAACGTCAGAACGACAGAGAAAAGTGGAATATGATCGATTCTTCTTTCATGACCACCCTTCCTGATACCTGGGCTATCTCAAGACACTTTATCATGCTTCCGTTAAACCGTTGGGATGATACTTACGAAAGGGTATTCTTAGGTGGGCTCACTTGTGATTCAGACGATTATTATAACTCGGAACAGCATACCAATGCTATTTATTTACCGGTCTTCAGCGATACAAAACCTTTGTATATCGGGTTTTTCCATACCGGTGCCTACCAGGAAGCGATCAGCGGATTTGGTGGAATTCATCACTGCCTGATGCCTCAGCCGAGACACGTGCTGATTCAGAAAGATGAAAACGGGGAACTGCAATATGAGATATTCCGCGAAAAACAGGAACCTGAAGATGTGCTGAAACTTTTGGGATATAAATAA
- a CDS encoding tyrosine-protein phosphatase, whose protein sequence is MKELLKILFLIITSCCIYSCKTQHISTPEYGRTETRQNITVEKVYNFRTIGNIKNKDGRTLKEGKFYRSAHLHSLKKRSFSDLKRLGIRQVIDLRNSKEIARKPDHLPDNIGYKNYSAFEDKGDQLDQAKKLVLKGKVNSDDANRRMLDFYKEYVIENPEIIRQIIMEILDSDHPVLYHCTAGKDRTGMISALILTILKFDKESIYNDYLLSNNYRKKLVNKRLNLATSVHFLYPKMDIGVLEKLSWIESDYLDSAFNEINNKYGSTDVYIQKVLGISENKREQYIQKFTY, encoded by the coding sequence ATGAAAGAATTGCTTAAAATATTATTTCTGATCATTACATCATGCTGTATTTATTCCTGTAAGACACAGCACATTTCTACACCCGAATACGGCAGGACTGAAACACGACAAAATATCACCGTTGAAAAAGTCTATAATTTCAGAACAATCGGAAATATAAAAAATAAGGATGGACGCACATTAAAGGAAGGAAAATTTTACCGCAGCGCACATCTTCACAGCCTGAAGAAAAGATCTTTCAGTGACCTCAAACGATTAGGAATAAGGCAAGTTATTGACCTTAGAAATTCGAAAGAAATTGCCCGTAAACCGGATCATCTTCCCGATAATATTGGGTATAAAAATTATTCGGCATTTGAGGATAAGGGCGATCAGCTGGATCAGGCAAAAAAACTTGTTTTAAAAGGGAAGGTAAACAGCGATGACGCGAATAGGAGAATGCTGGATTTCTATAAAGAATATGTCATCGAAAACCCTGAAATCATCAGGCAGATCATCATGGAAATTCTGGATTCGGATCATCCCGTTTTATACCACTGTACTGCCGGAAAAGACAGAACAGGAATGATATCTGCATTAATTTTAACGATTTTAAAGTTTGATAAAGAATCCATCTATAACGATTATCTCCTGTCAAATAATTACAGGAAAAAATTGGTGAACAAAAGGCTCAATCTGGCCACCTCCGTACATTTTCTGTATCCGAAAATGGATATCGGCGTACTGGAAAAGCTAAGCTGGATAGAATCGGATTATCTGGATTCCGCTTTTAATGAAATCAATAATAAATACGGTTCAACGGATGTTTATATTCAAAAGGTTTTAGGAATTTCTGAAAATAAGCGGGAACAATATATTCAAAAGTTTACGTATTGA